One part of the Quercus lobata isolate SW786 chromosome 7, ValleyOak3.0 Primary Assembly, whole genome shotgun sequence genome encodes these proteins:
- the LOC115952449 gene encoding 3,9-dihydroxypterocarpan 6A-monooxygenase-like, with protein sequence MADLQENLVLLLIWLASIILVGTFLTKTKTKVRLPPSPRALPIIGHLHLLNRIPHQAFHKLSNQYGPLIYLLFGSKRCVIVSSPEIAREFLKTYETSFLDRPKMSNADYLSYGTADFALAPYGPHWKFMKKLCMTELLGGQTLEHHLPIRCDELKRFLHLLYKKAKANEAVDVGAELITLTNNMISRMALRKRFSENEDDADKVRKIVKEMCELAGKGNVSEMIWFCKNLDLQGFGKRLKDVRDRYDTMMEKIMKEHEEARKKEMGDGIKDVLDILLDIYEEENSEIRMTRKNIKAFIMNMFGAGTDTSAVTTEWGLSELINHPKVMAKARQEIDMVIGKNKIIEESDIVKLPYMQAIVKEILRLHPTGPLIARECTEDCNIAGYDIPAKTRVYVNVWAIGRDSNHWENPLEFSPERFLTEEGSGNSQLDVRGQHFHFIPFGSGRRSCPGATLALKVVHTTLAAMIQCFEWKVGDGGDGTVDMEEGPGITLPRAHPLVCVPVARLKQFPPI encoded by the exons atggCTGATTTGCAAGAAAATCTTGTACTTCTCCTTATCTGGCTAGCCTCTATCATTTTGGTCGGAACCTTCCTTACCAAAACTAAAACCAAAGTTCGCCTTCCACCGAGCCCACGAGCGCTACCGATCATTGGACACCTCCACCTCCTTAACCGAATCCCTCACCAAGCTTTTCACAAGCTTTCGAACCAATATGGACCTTTAATATACCTACTCTTTGGCTCCAAACGTTGTGTGATTGTTTCCTCGCCGGAAATAGCAAGAGAATTCCTAAAAACCTATGAAACTAGTTTCTTGGACCGCCCCAAAATGTCTAACGCAGACTACCTTTCATATGGCACAGCGGATTTCGCTTTGGCACCCTACGGACCCCACTGGAAGTTCATGAAAAAGCTTTGCATGACCGAACTTCTAGGCGGTCAAACACTTGAGCATCACTTACCGATCAGGTGTGACGAACTAAAGCGGTTTCTACATCTATTATATAAAAAAGCGAAGGCCAATGAGGCAGTTGATGTAGGAGCAGAGCTTATAACGTTAACGAATAACATGATATCAAGGATGGCACTAAGAAAAAGGTTTTCGGAAAATGAAGACGATGCTGACAAAGTGAGGAAGATAGTGAAAGAAATGTGTGAGCTTGCTGGTAAGGGTAATGTGTCGGAAATGATATGGTTTTGCAAGAATTTGGATTTGCAAGGATTTGGGAAAAGGCTTAAGGATGTTCGCGATAGATATGACACTATGATGGAGAAGATAATGAAGGAACACGAAGAGGCAAGGAAGAAGGAGATGGGTGATGGAATAAAAGATGTACTTGATATTTTACTTGATATATACGAAGAAGAAAACTCAGAGATCAGAATGACCAGAAAAAACATCAAGGCCTTCATTATG AATATGTTTGGAGCTGGGACAGACACATCAGCTGTGACAACAGAATGGGGACTCTCAGAGCTAATTAATCACCCAAAAGTGATGGCTAAAGCAAGGCAGGAGATTGATATGGTTATtgggaaaaacaaaattatagaGGAGTCGGATATAGTTAAACTTCCCTACATGCAGGCTATAGTGAAAGAAATACTGAGGCTTCACCCAACTGGCCCCTTAATTGCGAGGGAGTGTACTGAAGATTGCAACATTGCTGGCTATGATATTCCAGCAAAAACCCGGGTTTATGTAAATGTGTGGGCTATTGGAAGGGACTCAAACCACTGGGAGAATCCACTTGAGTTCTCACCGGAGAGGTTTCTTACTGAAGAGGGTAGTGGGAATAGCCAATTGGATGTGAGGGGGCAACACTTCCATTTTATACCATTTGGGAGTGGAAGAAGAAGTTGTCCTGGTGCAACGCTAGCATTGAAGGTTGTTCATACCACACTGGCTGCAATGATTCAGTGCTTTGAATGGAAAGTTGGGGATGGAGGAGATGGTACTGTGGACATGGAAGAGGGACCTGGGATAACCCTTCCTCGGGCTCATCCTCTAGTTTGTGTCCCTGTGGCTAGGCTCAAACAATTTCCACCAATTTGA